A window from Streptomyces sp. NBC_00335 encodes these proteins:
- a CDS encoding lysylphosphatidylglycerol synthase transmembrane domain-containing protein has translation MHADLPPAPPQANANTKAQANAKAQAPADALVPAPAPEDDETPHGHTPTAADQVEVDEPLLAARVHRPSDLVRLLVGILGIAVVLAIAAFAHGTTAGLEADISNGTGQAPDVLIKVAGLVSSIAVLLVPVAFAIERLIKRDGLRIADGVLAAVLAHGVTLATDLWVSQAAPATIQEALTRPTMADGALTDPVHGYLAPVIAYMTAVGMTRRPRWRVALWVVLLLDAFAMLVGGYTTPFSIILTVLIGWSVAYGTLYAVGSPNVRPTGQNLLAGLRRVGFQPVSAMRAESPEGPDSTEVSDRGRRYHVTLEDGPPLDVTVVDREQQAQGFYYRVWRRLTLRGITTRRSLQSLRQALEQEALLAYAAIAAGANAPKLIATSELGPDAVMLVYEHLGGRSLDSLADEEITDELTRNAWQQVRALQSRRIAHRRLTGDALVVDRSGSGSGDDPAGATITLTDLRGGEIAAGDLVLRMDIAQLLTTLGLRVGAERSVASAVSVLGPDAVADCLPLLQPIALSRSTRATLRKLARERADREREAVLESSRAAKAAREAASGPAGARSTAEKKAEKRALDDALDGAREEDLLSQIRQQVLLIRPQAPVEPARLERIRPRTLVSFIAGAIGAYFLLTQITHVNFGDLIGKAQWGWVGVALAFSALSYFAAAMSLLGFVPERVPFLRTVLAQVAGSFVKLVAPAAVGGVALNTRFLQRAGIRPGLAVASVGASQLFGLASHILLLLSFGYLTGTEKTPEMTPSRTVIAGLLTVAVLVLVVTAVPFLRKFVATRVRALFAGVVPRMLDVLQRPQKLLTGIGGMLLLTGCFVMCLDASIRAFGGGEAISYASIAVVFLAGNALGSAAPTPGGIGAVEATLTLGLIAAGLDGQVAGAAVLMFRLMTFWLPVLPGWISFNFLTRKEAI, from the coding sequence ATGCACGCGGACCTGCCGCCGGCTCCGCCTCAGGCCAACGCCAACACCAAGGCCCAGGCCAACGCCAAGGCCCAGGCCCCGGCCGACGCCCTGGTCCCCGCCCCGGCCCCCGAGGACGACGAGACCCCGCACGGCCACACCCCGACGGCCGCCGACCAGGTCGAGGTCGACGAGCCGCTGCTCGCCGCCCGCGTGCACCGCCCCTCCGACCTGGTGCGCCTCCTCGTCGGGATCCTCGGCATCGCCGTCGTCCTCGCCATCGCCGCCTTCGCCCACGGCACCACCGCGGGTCTGGAAGCCGACATCAGCAACGGCACGGGCCAGGCGCCCGACGTGCTGATCAAGGTCGCCGGGCTGGTGTCCAGCATCGCCGTGCTCCTCGTCCCGGTGGCCTTCGCCATCGAGCGGCTGATCAAGCGCGACGGACTGCGCATCGCCGACGGCGTGCTCGCCGCCGTCCTCGCGCACGGGGTCACCCTCGCCACCGACCTCTGGGTCTCCCAGGCCGCGCCCGCGACCATCCAGGAGGCCCTCACCCGTCCCACCATGGCCGACGGGGCCCTCACCGATCCGGTGCACGGCTACCTCGCGCCCGTGATCGCGTACATGACCGCCGTCGGGATGACCCGGCGCCCGCGCTGGCGGGTCGCCCTGTGGGTGGTCCTGCTGCTGGACGCCTTCGCGATGCTGGTCGGCGGCTACACCACCCCCTTCTCGATCATCCTGACCGTGCTGATCGGCTGGAGCGTCGCGTACGGAACCCTGTACGCGGTCGGCTCGCCGAACGTCCGCCCCACCGGGCAGAACCTGCTCGCGGGACTGCGCCGGGTCGGCTTCCAGCCGGTCAGCGCGATGCGCGCCGAGTCCCCGGAGGGTCCCGACAGCACCGAGGTCAGCGACCGCGGGCGGCGCTACCACGTCACCCTGGAGGACGGCCCGCCCCTCGACGTCACCGTCGTGGACCGGGAGCAGCAGGCCCAGGGCTTCTACTACCGGGTCTGGCGCCGCCTCACGCTGCGCGGGATCACCACCCGGCGCAGTCTGCAGTCCCTGCGCCAGGCGCTGGAGCAGGAGGCGCTGCTCGCGTACGCGGCCATCGCCGCCGGAGCCAACGCGCCCAAGCTCATCGCCACCTCCGAGCTGGGTCCGGACGCCGTGATGCTCGTCTACGAGCACCTGGGCGGCCGGAGCCTGGACTCGCTGGCCGACGAGGAGATCACCGACGAGCTGACCCGCAACGCCTGGCAGCAGGTACGGGCCCTGCAGTCCCGGCGGATCGCGCACCGGCGGCTGACCGGGGACGCCCTCGTGGTGGATCGTTCCGGCAGCGGCAGCGGCGACGACCCCGCCGGGGCCACCATCACCCTGACCGACCTGCGCGGCGGCGAGATCGCGGCCGGCGACCTCGTGCTGCGCATGGACATCGCGCAGCTGCTCACCACCCTCGGCCTGCGCGTCGGCGCCGAGCGCTCGGTCGCCTCGGCGGTGTCGGTGCTCGGCCCGGACGCGGTGGCGGACTGTCTGCCGCTGCTCCAGCCGATCGCGCTGAGCCGCTCCACGCGGGCGACGCTGCGCAAGCTGGCGCGGGAGCGGGCGGACCGCGAGCGGGAAGCCGTACTGGAGTCCTCGCGGGCGGCGAAGGCGGCGCGGGAAGCCGCCTCCGGGCCGGCCGGCGCGCGCTCCACCGCCGAGAAGAAGGCCGAGAAGAGGGCCCTGGACGACGCGCTCGACGGGGCCCGCGAGGAGGATCTGCTGAGCCAGATCCGCCAGCAGGTGCTGCTGATCCGTCCGCAGGCACCGGTGGAGCCGGCCCGGCTGGAGCGGATCCGGCCGCGCACGCTGGTGTCCTTCATCGCGGGAGCGATCGGCGCGTACTTCCTGCTGACCCAGATCACGCACGTCAATTTCGGGGACCTCATCGGCAAGGCGCAGTGGGGCTGGGTCGGGGTGGCGCTCGCCTTCTCCGCGCTCAGCTACTTCGCGGCGGCGATGAGCCTGCTGGGCTTCGTACCCGAGCGGGTGCCGTTCCTGCGGACCGTACTGGCCCAGGTCGCCGGATCCTTCGTGAAGCTGGTGGCTCCGGCCGCGGTCGGCGGGGTCGCGCTGAACACCCGGTTCCTCCAGCGGGCGGGCATCCGGCCCGGACTCGCGGTGGCCAGCGTGGGCGCCTCGCAGCTCTTCGGGCTGGCGAGCCACATCCTGCTGCTGCTGTCCTTCGGCTATCTGACGGGGACCGAGAAGACCCCCGAGATGACCCCGTCGAGGACGGTCATCGCCGGTCTGCTGACGGTGGCCGTGCTGGTGCTCGTGGTCACGGCCGTGCCCTTCCTGCGCAAGTTCGTGGCGACCCGGGTGCGGGCCCTGTTCGCGGGAGTGGTCCCGCGCATGCTGGACGTGCTCCAGCGGCCGCAGAAGCTGCTGACCGGCATCGGCGGGATGCTGCTGCTGACGGGCTGCTTCGTGATGTGCCTGGACGCCTCGATCCGCGCCTTCGGCGGCGGCGAGGCCATCAGCTACGCGAGCATCGCCGTGGTCTTCCTGGCCGGCAACGCCCTGGGCTCGGCCGCCCCCACGCCGGGCGGCATCGGAGCGGTGGAGGCCACGCTGACGCTGGGCCTGATCGCGGCGGGACTTGACGGGCAGGTGGCGGGCGCCGCGGTGCTGATGTTCCGTCTGATGACGTTCTGGCTGCCGGTGCTGCCGGGATGGATCTCCTTCAACTTCCTGACGCGCAAGGAAGCGATCTGA